Genomic window (Tribolium castaneum strain GA2 chromosome 2, icTriCast1.1, whole genome shotgun sequence):
GTATTAAGGCCCGCTGGGTAATCTGACCGAAACTATCGCCACATTAATATTCGAGCCAATTACGCGAGATAACCACCAACAAATGACGCTCATTTCATCTAAACACATGATACAAATACGACAAAAACATCGTTCAACGGAAAAAACACCTggagaaaatttatttcttttagaaaaaaaaacgaacaaaaaaattaaaaccgagCGTTTTTTGCCTTAATTAACGTAGCAAACAAagagtattatttttttacgaaatttgcACAAAAAGTGCTAAAACGCAAAACGGTAATCACTGTCAATTTAATATGGAAATTTTTCTGCttagtttacaaaaaatccTGCAACAAAAGGTTCTGAAAcgctcgaaaaataaaaaatagtagtaTTTTCGACATGaggtaataatttttgacgtATTTTTACCGAAATTTCGGCATAAAGACAGTTCAGATTCATGTTTAAATCCTTGTAGCAAAGACTGAAAGAAGTTCTGAAactcgcaaaaaaattgcgtatttcaatcaaaaatgttcaaaaaacgcaaaattatCGAcataatttagtgatttttagcttgtttttGCCGAAATGGTACGAAATAAGCGCATTTCTGTCtaaaaaacgtattaaaaaagcaaaaataatttaattttcgtcATATTTTGATAACTGTTCGgtcatatttaataaaatcaggtaaaaaaactaaatgttTCGTTCAAAGTCGTACACAAACTagtaaaaaagacaaaaacaacacaattttCGACTCGATTTAAGTGCTTCTTCaactttttttctctcaaaattttgcaaaataattaaactatAGCATTTCAAGCTCAATTTAAAGAATTCTTTCGCGAAAAATTGCGCTTTTGCTAGAAAAACGTTCGAAAAGGcccgaaaaaaatttaattttcaaacaagtttattgatttttcgaCTTAATTTAGCCAAATCTCGCAAAACACGTGCTTAATAGtatatcaaaaacaaaaaaaagtgattttcgaggagattttgtgatttttgacccaaaaaataaaaaaaaacaatttaatctCGTGGAAAAAGTGCTTgaagacaaaaataacactatTTTTGACATCATTTAATACTgtttaactcatttttaatgagataaataacataattttcgaTTCAACTAACCGGTTTTTTGACtgattttgacaaatttttgcgaaataacaAACTCTAactaaaaactaacaaaaatttaaaaaataaaaacaacagcATTTGTCCGACTAAATCTGTTAATAGCTTGTTCATGATTTGTTAAAGTTTCGGCTCAATTTCGCATAAAAAAGACTAAAACCAAGACGTTTTTCGACTTTATTTGGCTTTTTTTCGActtgtttataattttcacaGTTAACTTAGCAAAATTCCGCgaaattgttgaattttttaactaaaaaacatGGACAAAgtcttgaaaaaaagataactCTTGATATGATTAGGTACTTTACCTTTTAAAGCGTTAAAAAAATGGTCCCTTACCTGGTTCTCGACTAGCATGGCCATGTCCATGAACATGTCGTGCAGTTCTTTGATTGAATTTTCTAATTTGATAATATCAGCGTGTCGCGCTTCGATATCAGCTAGGGTTTGCTTGGCTTGTTGCGTTTCCATTATGATCTAAAATTGGGGATTAATCCCTGAAACTTTCCTAGATTGAAATTACGTACACCTTGTGTGAAGACGGCCGAATTGCCCTGTTCTAACATCTCTTCTAATTCTTCATTAGTTGTCGATCTGCCGGCTGCAATAAAATCATCGCAATAAACTTGCGATCAAATCACTCGGCGAAAAACTTACTGATTTCTAATTGTCTTTGTATTCTCCCTTTACATCGTTCTCTGTAATCCGTCTGCGTCCGATTATATTCCGTCATGACTTCTACGAACTTTCGGGATAACGTCGAGTGTTGCGTTTTCCGTATCCTCAAATCCGCCGACGATTTATTCGTTTGTTCTTCTTGCTCTATGTTTTGTTCTATCACTAAAAAAGCGATCAAAATTTGGCACTTTTacgcaatttatttattttttttggtacctTTAAGCTTGGCACGGACTTTATTGGCAGTTTTCTTGATATCGGCCATTAAATCTTCAAGTTCTTGTTTCGTTTctgaaattaagaaaaattacattacatcgcatttaattattcaagTCAATAATCGATTTCTACGAGCAGGTGAAACGCCCGCTCCTCACCTGGACTACTACAACAGGTAAAAATGGAAGTCATCGACTTGATTAATTCACTGTCAATAAAACGGCGAATTGGGAACGAGGCGATTTTTAACCAACTTAAATTCACCTCCCTCAGCATATTTCAATTAACTCAAAATTGGCGGTACCggagaaaaatcaaacaaataaattcgTTTTATTACTTGGAAGCGATTTGCATCTGAACGACTATTGATAAATgtataaaatatgaaattatgAGATCCGTTCAAGCAGCTCGATACCATTGAAAGCAACTTGCTATCTTGCTAGAAATCTAGAACTTTGTGCATTGTGAATTGAGAACGTAACCGGAAGTAAGGCGGAAATTCGGGAAACTCCGTCTCTGAAGCTAATTCTAATACTATGGAAAATGCTTTTAGGCCACGATTGGCTTAAAGAAGTttcaaaaaggcaaaaataacaccacttttttattaaattttgtgaaataattcaGACGAAAATCCGTTACAAATACTGATTAGTGAATTTTTAGCGTTCTCTTTGACataatttagacaaaaataccgttttcagcaaaaaaaaacattcggAAATCAATTAAAAGGACGAAAATACTGTCAGAATCTGcaaaatttagtatttttttagcaaaaaatgatcaaaagtGATTCTAATGGAtggttttaggcaaaaatttaacttaaaatcGAGCTTAAAGGCctgaaaataacaaaagtaacaatattttcggttcaattttcaacttgttttgacgatattttgaaaaatcattaattctCCAACttagaaaagcaaaaaagaagaaagaaacTGATGGAATAGTTTTTCTGAGCCAACATTTGGGAGAAAAAGAACtaagtattattatattattataatttttcggTGAAATTTGCCGTTTTAAActcaaaaaagttaaaaaaaactctttttggactttagttttttggtgTAAACAcgtaaataaaccaaaaaaacagcGTTTCAGATTCAATTTGAAGATTTTTGGGTTtctttttgacgaaattttacttgaaaatgacaaaaataacattatttttggctcaatttttaagaagttttgatgaaatttgcttttttagaaattttttgttgtcttttttctttagttCTCTATCATAATCTACtaatttaagaaattaaagaaaaaaagtataaaaaacacGCAAAATGTCCTACTTTTCTAGAtattgtgataatttttcggTCAAATTTAGCGATattttgcaaagtaaaaagcagcttttaactaattttaaactttaatcCCCCTTTAACCCCTTTAGGGACTAAATAACTATAAAGAATtacattgtcacgcagattacgtaagtatgcaaaatttcaattcattcggacaacaggAATCCTTTCACATTTGGCTTGGAATATATGGaaaaagcaagtttttttgcttttaaaaacagctgttagcttcaaaatatcaaaaatatgtATAATACTATTTTCGATATAACTAGTTTTCAGCTTCTTTTTAACGAGATTCGCGAACAAATTGCGTTTATGTTTTAAAGACGTgctaaaattgataggaaaaTGCTTTCATGTTATTACATTTTCggttacaaaaaatttcaagccgtggttaaatgtttaaataacgtaaaaaaGCTAATTCCATTCGAAACACTTCGCTACGTTTACAAAAATCGTCACGGAAAAAACTCGTAGTCGATCAAATTTGCCTCGAACCAGTGTTTTAATGTTCCAGACGTAAAAGTTTGGCTTAAAACTCGtaactttttgttgaaaatctCGCCTCGTATTTCAATTCGGTTTATTCCCCATTCATCACAATATAAATTGAGATTGTTCGTCGGCGTGAAACTTTTCACCGGGAATGCtcttattaaactttttttcagcTCGAGATTTGCGCTAAATATTTAAGCAGCTCGTTTCAAAACTCGGTTAATG
Coding sequences:
- the Syx1A gene encoding syntaxin 1A isoform X1, coding for MTKDRLAALVAAQSDDDDVGPDDVAVNVEGRDGFMDAFFGEVEDIRDMIDKIQANVEEVKKKHSGILSAPQSDEKTKQELEDLMADIKKTANKVRAKLKVIEQNIEQEEQTNKSSADLRIRKTQHSTLSRKFVEVMTEYNRTQTDYRERCKGRIQRQLEITGRSTTNEELEEMLEQGNSAVFTQGIIMETQQAKQTLADIEARHADIIKLENSIKELHDMFMDMAMLVENQGEMIDRIEYHVEHAVDYVQTATQDTKKALKYQSKARRVSLFLVLSNNTVFCASNFLSFFFLSLSLLLLPTRPIFSYFVFANG
- the Syx1A gene encoding syntaxin 1A; this translates as MTKDRLAALVAAQSDDDDVGPDDVAVNVEGRDGFMDAFFGEVEDIRDMIDKIQANVEEVKKKHSGILSAPQSDEKTKQELEDLMADIKKTANKVRAKLKVIEQNIEQEEQTNKSSADLRIRKTQHSTLSRKFVEVMTEYNRTQTDYRERCKGRIQRQLEITGRSTTNEELEEMLEQGNSAVFTQGIIMETQQAKQTLADIEARHADIIKLENSIKELHDMFMDMAMLVENQGELVDRVEYHVGLTANHVQSGRSELKAAQEYQTKARKKKILIIICLIVAIIILIIILAVTLPG
- the Syx1A gene encoding syntaxin 1A isoform X3; the encoded protein is MTKDRLAALVAAQSDDDDVGPDDVAVNVEGRDGFMDAFFGEVEDIRDMIDKIQANVEEVKKKHSGILSAPQSDEKTKQELEDLMADIKKTANKVRAKLKVIEQNIEQEEQTNKSSADLRIRKTQHSTLSRKFVEVMTEYNRTQTDYRERCKGRIQRQLEITGRSTTNEELEEMLEQGNSAVFTQGIIMETQQAKQTLADIEARHADIIKLENSIKELHDMFMDMAMLVENQGEMIDRIEYHVEHAVDYVQTATQDTKKALKYQSKARRKKILIIICLIVAIIILIIILAVTLPG
- the Syx1A gene encoding syntaxin 1A isoform X2, whose product is MTKDRLAALVAAQSDDDDVGPDDVAVNVEGRDGFMDAFFGEVEDIRDMIDKIQANVEEVKKKHSGILSAPQSDEKTKQELEDLMADIKKTANKVRAKLKVIEQNIEQEEQTNKSSADLRIRKTQHSTLSRKFVEVMTEYNRTQTDYRERCKGRIQRQLEITGRSTTNEELEEMLEQGNSAVFTQGIIMETQQAKQTLADIEARHADIIKLENSIKELHDMFMDMAMLVENQGEMIDRIEYHVEHAVDYVQTATQDTKKALKYQSKARRKKIMILVCVTILGLIVTVTIGSYLGLGG